From a region of the Longimicrobiaceae bacterium genome:
- a CDS encoding metallophosphoesterase — MKGVALSDLHLGFRGAGRVVDGRNQREVDVETAWAAAVEKIILERPDIVTIAGDVFHSVRPSMHAVKAWQDGIQRIAEESPAAIIVIGGNHESPRTVETLTPNLVAERDARIITEPCRLDLTVGRTGERVSVACLPFVAMQEERSFLVEPNPAADINILLIHAAVRSSLAPHALPPMYGGAAAYDVAAAEGFDIVACGDFHEFRVLSAHEPQWMWIGDPESESLEQIYDLRREGAFAFYSGSIERTSSNIWDEHLPKGFVVFDTDLQLARFVEIPTRRMLQCDLGDFDLPPGVGAEEVNRCLAQMVQAGHPTLDRDALFRFRVDAFPRSERDLIDWAAVRELRERHVHFHLDIRWADRDTREFIDRRERPNRSLADEAAAWFADDEPPVRSAAFRYLGFDLPQEVPA; from the coding sequence GTGAAAGGCGTCGCACTCTCCGACTTGCATCTTGGCTTTCGCGGCGCTGGCCGAGTCGTCGATGGTCGGAACCAGCGCGAGGTGGACGTCGAGACCGCCTGGGCGGCCGCGGTGGAGAAGATCATCCTCGAGCGGCCGGACATCGTCACGATCGCGGGCGACGTTTTTCATTCGGTCCGCCCCTCCATGCACGCCGTGAAGGCGTGGCAGGACGGTATCCAGCGCATCGCGGAGGAGAGCCCCGCCGCCATCATTGTGATCGGCGGGAATCACGAGTCGCCGCGCACGGTCGAGACGCTCACACCCAACCTGGTCGCCGAGCGGGATGCCCGGATCATTACGGAGCCCTGCCGCCTCGACCTCACCGTGGGGCGGACCGGTGAGCGGGTCTCCGTCGCATGCCTTCCGTTTGTCGCGATGCAGGAGGAGCGCTCCTTCCTGGTCGAGCCGAACCCGGCTGCCGACATCAACATCCTCCTCATCCACGCAGCGGTGCGGTCCTCGCTCGCCCCGCACGCGCTCCCGCCGATGTACGGGGGAGCGGCGGCGTATGACGTCGCCGCCGCGGAGGGCTTCGACATCGTCGCGTGCGGGGACTTCCACGAGTTCCGGGTGCTCTCCGCCCACGAGCCGCAGTGGATGTGGATCGGCGACCCGGAGAGCGAATCCCTCGAGCAAATCTACGATCTTCGCCGCGAAGGTGCGTTCGCGTTCTACAGCGGGTCGATCGAGCGCACGAGCTCGAACATCTGGGATGAGCACCTCCCGAAGGGGTTCGTGGTTTTCGACACGGACCTTCAGTTGGCTCGATTCGTCGAGATCCCGACCCGCCGCATGCTGCAGTGCGATCTCGGCGACTTCGATCTTCCGCCTGGCGTCGGCGCGGAGGAAGTGAACCGCTGTCTCGCACAGATGGTCCAGGCGGGTCACCCCACGCTGGATCGAGACGCGTTGTTCCGCTTCCGGGTTGATGCTTTCCCTCGGTCCGAGCGTGACCTCATCGACTGGGCGGCCGTGCGCGAGCTCCGTGAGCGGCACGTCCACTTCCACCTCGACATCCGCTGGGCTGACCGCGACACGCGCGAGTTCATAGATCGCCGCGAGCGGCCGAATCGCTCCCTGGCGGACGAGGCTGCGGCGTGGTTCGCCGATGACGAGCCGCCGGTGCGCAGCGCCGCGTTCCGCTACCTCGGTTTTGATCTTCCGCAGGAGGTGCCTGCGTGA
- a CDS encoding SMC family ATPase yields the protein MKIKRIHLRNFRQHADSEIHFGDGITGILGQNGSGKSTVIEAIAFALYGAEAIRGTKDTIRWDRAPARRVAEVTLTFDLEGKTYTVTRTETNARLEVGAGVIIADGTSAVNGYIPKLLGMGWKEFASSHLTAQKDLMRLATMGATERQAFFREVMGVSRVDQALAAARREKADLARERDGLAAGLGERAPLAADVSEAEIAITHAQKARQSAAEALEAARDALATAEEALQVHRELEAAAAQRRREIEEAEKELARTSAEIGTLSARIQAATEAGNRAETRAAELDRLADLRKERDELLSLRATSGERASVTEEIQRAKADLGRLREKAVELEGKGAAYDAAAHAAAKAQREQLMAEGSALANKRREIRAAAEANARNLEAARSREERKLKAIQDAGEAGCCPTCSRALGEQFGAVVSAIQQEIASLTAAHSEATRTAQETARPSEAEAVIARQIEQLDAELREHERLREQSASAASALNLACARIRATEESLSRLKARLEALPAAEFDADLLAEIEVEISRLEKVAQEVAADRALAAQRQELESERHQWLEKNGQAAHRFAEANDALSALGYDPEAHEAARRAHQEAEAQRQAAAIELAHAEGAVAAAEDRHVRAVRALEAYDARARQLTELEEHLRVASTAADRLADFRVAVASAIRPEMEELVTGFVSLLTDGRYEAVTISEDFSCTLHRDGVPVEVISGGEEDVVAVAMRLATSQMIAERAGHPLSLLILDEVFGSLDDVRRANALALFRRLRGIFEQILLISHIPESQHQVDHVVTVEFDPARGCSVVRGGSTEEAEVEPQLAEVA from the coding sequence GTGAAGATCAAGCGCATCCATCTCCGGAATTTCCGGCAGCACGCCGACTCCGAGATCCACTTCGGCGACGGGATCACCGGCATTCTCGGCCAGAACGGATCCGGGAAGAGCACGGTGATCGAGGCGATCGCGTTCGCCCTGTACGGTGCTGAGGCGATTCGCGGCACCAAGGACACGATCCGCTGGGATCGCGCGCCCGCGCGTCGCGTGGCGGAGGTCACCCTCACGTTCGACCTCGAGGGGAAGACGTACACGGTCACCCGGACCGAGACGAACGCCCGTCTGGAGGTCGGTGCAGGCGTCATCATCGCCGATGGCACCAGCGCGGTGAACGGCTACATCCCGAAGCTGCTCGGTATGGGATGGAAGGAGTTCGCCTCCAGCCACCTGACCGCGCAGAAGGACCTGATGCGGCTCGCCACGATGGGGGCGACCGAGCGGCAGGCATTCTTCCGCGAGGTGATGGGCGTGAGCCGCGTGGACCAGGCGCTTGCAGCCGCCCGCCGAGAGAAGGCGGATCTCGCGCGAGAGCGCGATGGCCTCGCTGCCGGCCTCGGCGAGCGAGCCCCCCTCGCCGCTGATGTTTCGGAGGCCGAGATCGCGATCACACATGCGCAAAAGGCCCGGCAGTCGGCCGCAGAGGCGCTGGAGGCCGCTCGGGACGCTCTGGCCACGGCTGAGGAAGCGCTGCAGGTGCACCGCGAGCTGGAGGCAGCTGCAGCGCAGCGCAGGCGCGAGATCGAGGAAGCGGAGAAGGAGCTTGCCAGAACATCCGCGGAGATCGGAACGCTGTCCGCCCGTATCCAGGCGGCTACAGAAGCAGGCAACCGAGCCGAGACCCGAGCGGCGGAGCTCGATCGACTCGCCGATCTGCGGAAAGAGCGTGACGAGCTGCTGTCGCTTCGTGCGACGTCGGGCGAGCGGGCCTCGGTGACCGAAGAGATCCAGCGCGCGAAAGCCGATCTCGGGCGGCTTCGCGAGAAGGCGGTCGAACTGGAGGGGAAGGGTGCGGCATACGACGCTGCCGCACACGCAGCCGCGAAGGCGCAGCGCGAGCAGTTGATGGCCGAAGGCTCTGCGCTCGCGAACAAGCGTCGCGAGATCCGGGCTGCAGCGGAGGCCAACGCCCGGAACCTGGAGGCAGCGCGCAGCCGGGAGGAACGCAAGCTCAAGGCGATCCAGGACGCCGGTGAGGCGGGGTGCTGCCCCACCTGCTCCCGGGCCCTTGGTGAGCAGTTCGGCGCCGTCGTCTCCGCCATCCAGCAAGAGATCGCCTCGCTCACGGCTGCGCATTCCGAGGCCACCCGCACCGCACAGGAGACTGCCCGCCCCTCTGAGGCAGAGGCCGTGATCGCTCGCCAGATCGAGCAGCTCGACGCGGAGCTCCGGGAGCACGAGAGGCTCCGCGAGCAGTCCGCTTCCGCCGCCAGTGCTCTGAATCTGGCCTGCGCCCGGATCCGGGCGACGGAGGAGTCTCTCAGCCGTCTGAAGGCGCGGCTTGAGGCTCTACCGGCTGCGGAATTCGACGCCGACTTGCTGGCTGAGATCGAGGTGGAGATCTCGCGGCTGGAGAAGGTGGCGCAGGAGGTCGCAGCTGATCGCGCACTCGCGGCGCAGCGGCAGGAGTTGGAGAGCGAGCGCCACCAGTGGCTGGAGAAGAACGGGCAGGCGGCGCACCGGTTTGCGGAGGCGAACGATGCGCTGTCGGCGCTCGGCTACGATCCCGAGGCGCACGAAGCCGCCCGTCGCGCGCACCAGGAGGCCGAGGCGCAGCGTCAGGCCGCTGCGATCGAGTTGGCACACGCTGAGGGAGCCGTAGCCGCCGCAGAGGACCGTCACGTCCGGGCGGTGCGTGCCCTGGAGGCCTACGACGCCCGTGCTCGTCAGCTGACGGAGCTTGAGGAGCATCTACGTGTGGCAAGCACGGCGGCGGACCGCCTCGCGGACTTCCGGGTGGCCGTGGCGAGCGCCATCCGGCCGGAGATGGAGGAGCTCGTAACCGGCTTCGTGTCACTCCTCACCGATGGCCGGTACGAGGCAGTCACCATCTCGGAGGACTTCTCCTGCACCCTGCACCGCGACGGCGTGCCGGTCGAGGTGATCAGCGGCGGCGAGGAAGATGTGGTCGCGGTCGCGATGCGGCTGGCCACGTCTCAGATGATCGCTGAGCGCGCTGGTCACCCGCTGTCCCTCCTCATCCTCGACGAGGTCTTCGGATCGCTCGACGACGTGCGGCGCGCGAATGCGCTCGCGCTGTTCCGCCGGCTGCGAGGGATTTTCGAGCAAATCCTCCTTATTTCGCACATCCCCGAGTCTCAGCACCAGGTCGATCACGTGGTCACGGTCGAGTTCGACCCGGCCCGGGGATGCAGTGTCGTACGCGGCGGATCCACGGAGGAGGCGGAAGTCGAGCCACAGCTCGCAGAGGTCGCCTGA
- a CDS encoding 3'-5' exonuclease: MIFFDLEGTGLDTANDRIVEFAFVAPLHLAEPWTERVNPGVPIPPEVSEIHGITDADVADLPGFNHYAPRIQRLIDLVQPLVLCGYNIRRYDTLLLDAELRRAGEPGLPRKEDGSLDVLEIDLYQIWCRYEGRNLAGAAKRFADRDLEGAHAADADTDVLADILEGMCRAFSLPLDAKVLAELSVPEGEVDRDGKFRRREDGVILLNFGKNRGRPAKDDPDFLEWMLGKDFSAESKAVARQLLEEVYQEEEARYAASSAGWGDEDDLPF; encoded by the coding sequence ATGATCTTCTTCGATCTCGAAGGTACCGGCCTCGACACCGCCAACGACCGCATCGTCGAGTTCGCCTTTGTCGCCCCGCTGCACCTAGCGGAGCCCTGGACGGAGCGCGTGAACCCCGGTGTGCCGATCCCGCCCGAGGTGTCCGAGATCCACGGAATCACCGACGCAGACGTGGCGGACCTGCCCGGCTTCAATCACTACGCCCCGCGCATCCAGCGACTGATCGACCTGGTCCAGCCCCTTGTGCTCTGCGGCTACAACATCCGGCGGTACGACACCCTCCTCCTGGACGCGGAGCTCCGGCGCGCTGGCGAGCCGGGCCTGCCCCGGAAGGAAGATGGCTCGCTCGATGTGCTCGAGATCGACCTCTACCAGATCTGGTGTCGGTACGAGGGGCGGAACCTCGCCGGCGCCGCCAAGCGCTTCGCGGATCGGGACCTGGAGGGCGCGCACGCCGCCGACGCGGACACGGACGTCCTCGCCGACATCCTGGAGGGGATGTGCCGCGCCTTCAGTCTGCCACTCGACGCGAAGGTGCTCGCTGAGCTGTCCGTTCCGGAAGGTGAGGTCGATCGGGACGGGAAGTTCAGGCGGCGGGAGGATGGGGTCATCCTGCTGAACTTCGGCAAGAACCGTGGCCGGCCGGCGAAGGATGACCCGGACTTTCTCGAGTGGATGCTCGGGAAGGATTTCAGCGCAGAGTCTAAGGCTGTCGCCCGCCAACTCTTGGAGGAGGTCTACCAGGAGGAAGAAGCCCGGTACGCCGCATCCAGTGCGGGCTGGGGCGACGAGGACGATCTGCCGTTCTGA
- a CDS encoding putative metallopeptidase, with the protein MAELAIDHPKHGPRIRSSRILRPEERDAREAVANIRKQLMKLDALDKEMVARLEAALDDSEELERLAGTYLSDSDRLRLGYWPEGRAYLVLEEAELIARFIRERYRPDLNGFAIAVIFEKKLSPVLRRGRLGTAAKLPGKTRFLTEFAAQGEGVAFDAVITLGFLDWVCLTDADRQRLVHHELEHLAPDGEGGIMLVPHDFEDFRSIWELYGPASETGVFSSDSIGRKVTLTGSQMDLMEEAV; encoded by the coding sequence ATGGCCGAGTTAGCGATCGATCACCCGAAGCATGGCCCTCGGATCCGCTCTTCGCGGATCCTGCGACCGGAGGAGCGCGACGCGCGAGAGGCCGTCGCGAACATCCGCAAGCAGCTGATGAAGCTGGATGCGCTGGACAAGGAGATGGTGGCGCGCCTGGAGGCTGCACTCGATGACTCCGAGGAGCTCGAGCGCCTCGCTGGTACTTACCTGTCGGACTCGGACCGGCTCCGACTCGGCTACTGGCCGGAAGGCAGAGCCTACCTTGTGCTCGAAGAGGCTGAGCTGATCGCCCGCTTCATCCGGGAGCGGTATCGGCCCGACCTGAATGGGTTCGCAATCGCGGTGATCTTCGAGAAGAAGCTCTCGCCCGTCCTTCGGCGCGGGCGCCTCGGCACGGCTGCCAAGCTACCGGGCAAGACCCGCTTCCTGACCGAGTTCGCCGCTCAGGGGGAAGGCGTGGCATTCGACGCGGTCATCACTCTCGGCTTCCTGGACTGGGTATGCCTGACGGACGCGGACCGTCAGCGACTGGTGCACCACGAACTCGAGCACCTCGCCCCGGACGGCGAAGGCGGGATCATGCTCGTCCCCCACGACTTCGAGGACTTCCGATCGATCTGGGAACTGTACGGGCCTGCGTCCGAGACGGGCGTCTTCAGCAGCGATTCGATCGGCAGGAAGGTGACCCTGACCGGGTCCCAGATGGACCTTATGGAAGAGGCGGTCTGA
- the ispE gene encoding 4-(cytidine 5'-diphospho)-2-C-methyl-D-erythritol kinase, which yields MSVVRINAPAKVNLWLHILAREDSGYHSLETLFCAIDLADELTIARGGRGITLQVEGGIETGPPTDNLVVRAARRFLDEVGRPDEGLSIELHKRIPAAAGLGGGSSDAAATLRALNRLFGGPLAEEVLLQIAIELGSDVPFFLCGSPLALGWSRGERLFALPPLPAASVLVAHPREPMSTAGAFQRIAQLRGGAYRPRASLVRLAELGGWEGVAARAHNDFEDVVCERLPRLREGLEILRRSGARIALLAGSGASIFAVFDHRSPPLSAAPELHAKGFTVWLAATLTALPEPALQPR from the coding sequence GTGAGCGTCGTGCGGATCAACGCCCCGGCCAAGGTGAATCTCTGGCTGCACATCCTGGCGCGGGAAGACTCCGGCTATCATTCGCTCGAGACCCTCTTCTGCGCCATCGACCTGGCGGACGAGCTGACCATCGCCCGCGGCGGCCGGGGGATCACCCTGCAAGTGGAGGGCGGCATCGAGACGGGTCCGCCGACGGACAACCTGGTGGTGCGGGCGGCGCGCCGCTTTCTAGACGAAGTGGGTCGCCCGGACGAGGGGCTTTCCATCGAGCTGCACAAGAGAATTCCGGCCGCGGCGGGTCTGGGTGGTGGAAGCTCAGACGCCGCGGCCACGCTGCGCGCCCTCAACCGGCTCTTCGGGGGGCCGCTGGCCGAGGAAGTGCTCCTGCAGATCGCCATAGAGCTGGGGAGCGATGTGCCGTTTTTCCTCTGCGGGTCGCCCCTCGCGCTGGGTTGGAGTCGCGGGGAGCGGCTGTTCGCGCTACCGCCGCTGCCCGCCGCTTCGGTGCTGGTAGCGCACCCGCGAGAGCCCATGTCGACCGCGGGCGCCTTCCAGCGGATCGCGCAGCTCCGTGGGGGTGCGTATCGGCCGCGCGCCTCCCTCGTGCGGCTCGCCGAACTGGGCGGATGGGAGGGAGTTGCGGCGCGGGCGCACAACGATTTCGAGGATGTGGTGTGCGAGCGCTTGCCGCGGCTGAGGGAGGGGCTGGAGATCCTGCGTCGGTCGGGCGCGCGCATCGCGCTGCTGGCGGGGAGCGGAGCCTCGATCTTCGCGGTATTCGACCACCGGAGTCCGCCCCTCTCGGCCGCCCCCGAGCTGCACGCGAAGGGCTTCACGGTGTGGCTAGCGGCTACTCTGACGGCGCTCCCCGAACCCGCGTTGCAGCCGCGGTAG
- a CDS encoding lysylphosphatidylglycerol synthase transmembrane domain-containing protein, translating into MRSHLKTLIGVTLSVLLLLWVLRDVSLAEVRHELSRANLPLLTLAVSLTLVGFAIRAVRWGVLLRPLQQRLPFRPRYAAVMIGFAANNLLPARVGEFARALTLSRLTPVSVAGSLATLLVERILDGLILVGLLFAAMAAPSFPVASTIAGVDPRAAARVVGVAMSLAAVALLLLVVAPARVVRLIEAVMLRILPRPLGLAVVRGLEAFLQGLTVLREVRLLVISVVLALGQWLATALSYLLAFRSFGIGEVSFSGAVFLQSLISLAVSIPSSPGFFGPFEAAARVGLALWEVAPQKAVSFAVGYHIAGFIPVTLIGIYYVWRLGLGWRTVRRSEETVEQATDSSSAASRAEGTA; encoded by the coding sequence ATGAGGTCCCACCTCAAAACCCTGATCGGCGTCACCCTGAGCGTCCTGCTGCTGCTCTGGGTGCTGCGCGATGTGTCCCTCGCCGAAGTGCGCCACGAGCTCTCCCGAGCCAATCTTCCACTGCTCACACTGGCCGTCTCACTCACCCTGGTCGGATTCGCCATACGGGCGGTTCGCTGGGGAGTCCTGCTGCGTCCACTCCAGCAGCGGTTGCCCTTCCGGCCTCGCTACGCCGCGGTGATGATCGGATTCGCGGCCAACAATCTCCTGCCGGCACGGGTGGGCGAATTCGCGCGAGCACTCACATTGTCGCGGCTCACGCCGGTGAGCGTCGCCGGGTCGCTCGCGACCCTTCTGGTCGAGCGGATCCTGGACGGGCTCATCCTGGTCGGCCTGCTCTTCGCGGCGATGGCGGCGCCCTCTTTTCCCGTGGCGAGTACGATCGCCGGAGTCGACCCGCGCGCCGCGGCGCGGGTGGTCGGCGTCGCGATGAGCCTGGCGGCGGTGGCGCTGCTGTTGCTGGTCGTTGCTCCGGCGCGCGTCGTTCGCCTGATCGAAGCGGTCATGCTCCGCATCCTGCCGCGACCGCTCGGCCTGGCCGTGGTTCGCGGCCTGGAGGCCTTCCTCCAGGGCCTCACGGTACTGCGGGAGGTGCGGCTGCTGGTCATTTCCGTGGTCCTGGCTCTGGGTCAGTGGCTGGCTACCGCGCTGTCCTATCTGCTGGCGTTCCGCTCGTTCGGGATCGGTGAAGTGTCCTTTTCCGGAGCGGTGTTCCTCCAGTCTCTCATCTCCCTCGCGGTGTCCATTCCTTCCTCGCCGGGGTTCTTCGGGCCTTTCGAGGCGGCGGCTCGGGTGGGCCTGGCACTGTGGGAGGTGGCGCCGCAGAAGGCGGTCTCCTTTGCCGTTGGCTACCACATAGCCGGCTTCATACCGGTGACCCTGATCGGGATCTACTACGTGTGGCGCCTGGGACTGGGCTGGCGCACGGTGCGCAGGAGCGAGGAGACCGTGGAACAGGCCACGGACAGCTCGTCGGCGGCGTCGCGAGCGGAGGGGACCGCGTGA
- a CDS encoding Hpt domain-containing protein, which translates to MSDQLDRYFALEAADYLDQLEAQLSAGGSPHLSLLLRLAGGVRGSAQMAGAESVGALAERLEEALRSVEAAQVSWSEEIRELSLRTVRDLKLLVRASERWGEIDDERIRAAIARWDRVEHSEEPSASEPVDVGGSRAVSLVEAAPVEPVEIEALFYDDEGPHVLTPDHEAEMSHPTAAALQEPVPIETLLMDRQGALREALAMRDEIERAVREVPGAEVELAGSLRELFDLLEVAAAGGAPEE; encoded by the coding sequence ATGTCGGACCAGCTCGACCGATACTTCGCGTTGGAGGCGGCCGACTACCTGGACCAGTTGGAGGCGCAGCTCTCGGCGGGCGGATCACCGCATCTCTCCCTGCTGCTCCGTCTGGCGGGCGGCGTGCGCGGCAGCGCGCAGATGGCCGGCGCCGAGAGCGTTGGCGCACTGGCGGAGCGCCTGGAAGAGGCGTTGCGCTCGGTGGAGGCGGCGCAGGTCTCGTGGAGCGAGGAGATCCGCGAGCTCTCCTTGCGCACGGTGCGTGACCTGAAGCTCCTCGTGCGCGCCTCGGAGCGCTGGGGCGAGATCGACGACGAGCGCATTCGTGCCGCTATCGCCCGCTGGGATCGGGTCGAACACTCCGAAGAGCCGAGCGCGTCGGAGCCCGTGGATGTCGGAGGAAGCCGCGCAGTGTCTCTGGTGGAAGCAGCCCCGGTAGAGCCGGTCGAGATCGAGGCTCTCTTCTACGACGACGAGGGCCCCCACGTCCTGACGCCCGATCACGAGGCCGAGATGAGTCACCCCACCGCAGCGGCATTGCAGGAACCCGTACCGATCGAAACCCTGTTAATGGATCGGCAAGGGGCGCTGCGGGAGGCGCTCGCCATGCGCGACGAGATCGAGCGGGCCGTGCGCGAGGTGCCCGGCGCCGAGGTGGAGCTGGCGGGAAGTCTCCGTGAGCTCTTCGATCTGCTGGAGGTCGCGGCAGCGGGGGGCGCCCCGGAGGAATGA
- a CDS encoding pyridoxine 5'-phosphate synthase, with protein sequence MRLYVNIDHVATVRQARRTDEPDPARAAVLAELGGADGITVHLREDRRHIQDRDVDLLVRTIRTPLNLELAAVSDVVELAVGWRPYQATLVPERREEVTTEGGLMLATEQARRDIGRAVERLRGAGIRTSLFIDPEEDAIRASADLGVEAIELHTGEYANTGGEKRAEQLRRLARAAALGRSLGLAVHAGHGLTYLNVGPIAAIQEVEELNIGHSIVSHAIFVGLERAVREMAEVMRRARGGI encoded by the coding sequence GTGAGACTCTACGTCAACATCGATCACGTCGCCACCGTGCGGCAGGCTCGCCGCACGGACGAGCCCGATCCGGCGCGAGCGGCCGTGCTCGCCGAGCTGGGCGGGGCGGATGGCATCACGGTTCATCTGCGTGAGGACCGTCGCCACATCCAGGATCGCGATGTCGACCTCCTTGTCCGAACCATCCGCACACCCCTGAACCTGGAGCTGGCCGCCGTCTCGGATGTCGTGGAGCTGGCGGTGGGTTGGAGGCCTTACCAGGCCACGCTGGTCCCCGAGCGACGGGAGGAGGTCACCACCGAAGGGGGGCTGATGCTCGCCACCGAGCAGGCGAGGCGGGACATCGGCCGGGCTGTGGAACGCCTGCGCGGGGCGGGGATCCGCACGTCCCTCTTCATCGATCCGGAGGAGGACGCGATTCGTGCTTCCGCCGACCTGGGCGTCGAGGCCATCGAGCTTCATACGGGCGAGTACGCCAACACCGGTGGGGAGAAGAGAGCCGAGCAGCTCCGGAGGCTCGCACGCGCGGCCGCGCTCGGTCGATCGCTGGGCCTCGCGGTGCACGCCGGTCACGGGCTTACCTATCTCAACGTCGGGCCGATCGCCGCGATCCAGGAGGTCGAGGAGCTCAACATCGGCCACTCCATCGTGAGCCATGCGATCTTCGTGGGATTGGAGCGTGCGGTGCGCGAAATGGCGGAGGTGATGCGCCGCGCGCGGGGCGGGATCTGA
- a CDS encoding Rossmann-like and DUF2520 domain-containing protein, with protein MREALDHLAILGAGRAGLALGLALAGVGAARRLTVIGRSPSTPEHPLLEPSGSFASSVAYRASYEALAANPPSTLILAVPDSALGEVAASLASLPLPAGTVCLHLSGAMGAEVLRPLAEHGCHVGSLHPLVALPDAGAAARLHGAWYAVEGDTEAVAAAQRLAEHLDGKVLAVPQGAKALYHAAAVAASNFVVTLLSVSERWMSEAGIPREEARFALCALASGAVDNVARLGPVDALTGPVVRGDASTVRAHLSQLSPSDAHLYSVLALATLEIAGQRGLDEEAAQVVAQLLRAKA; from the coding sequence GTGCGTGAGGCCCTCGATCACCTCGCCATCCTCGGAGCGGGACGGGCCGGGCTCGCGCTGGGTCTCGCCCTGGCGGGCGTCGGCGCCGCCCGCCGGCTGACCGTCATCGGTCGATCACCTTCCACCCCCGAGCACCCGCTCCTCGAGCCGTCCGGCTCCTTCGCCTCCTCCGTCGCGTACCGCGCAAGTTACGAAGCACTCGCCGCAAATCCTCCATCAACCCTGATCCTCGCGGTTCCAGACTCCGCGCTGGGGGAGGTCGCCGCGTCGCTCGCCTCTCTACCACTCCCTGCTGGAACCGTCTGTCTGCACCTCAGCGGCGCGATGGGGGCCGAGGTTCTCAGGCCACTGGCGGAGCACGGGTGTCACGTCGGGTCGCTACACCCCCTCGTCGCCCTCCCCGACGCCGGGGCAGCCGCCCGACTGCATGGCGCCTGGTACGCGGTCGAGGGCGACACGGAGGCGGTCGCCGCCGCGCAGCGACTGGCCGAGCACCTCGACGGGAAGGTTCTCGCCGTTCCGCAGGGAGCGAAGGCTCTATACCATGCTGCCGCGGTGGCTGCGTCCAACTTCGTGGTGACACTCCTGAGCGTGTCCGAGCGCTGGATGAGCGAGGCGGGAATTCCGCGCGAGGAGGCGCGCTTCGCCCTGTGCGCGCTGGCGAGCGGCGCAGTGGATAATGTGGCCCGACTGGGGCCCGTCGACGCGCTGACGGGTCCGGTCGTGCGGGGAGACGCGAGCACCGTGCGGGCGCATCTCTCGCAGTTGTCGCCTTCCGACGCGCACTTATATTCGGTGCTCGCCCTTGCGACGCTGGAAATCGCCGGCCAGCGCGGCCTCGACGAGGAGGCCGCGCAGGTCGTGGCGCAACTGCTCCGAGCGAAAGCGTGA